In one window of Candidatus Scalindua sp. DNA:
- a CDS encoding nitrate reductase has translation MQQKKSVCPYCGIGCGLLVDYEHGEIVQVNPMTNHPANQGIICQLPVNLPKLFAHKDRLRNPMRRQNNQLIPVSWDEAISHVALELNRIIKDYGPDSVAFFGGAACFSEEYYLVNKLMKTVIGSNNVESTSRLCMVSTAMGLISTLGADAPPACYADIEEADLFFIAGNNMAVSLPVIFNRVRAAREKNSHTKVIVVDPRKTETASIADIHLQLNPGTDVALNNSLAYVLINKGFIDEDFIKKYTTGFEDLKELVQEYPPARAAQITGCNEKQIFETAQTIGQSKAMLTFWFQGYNQSTQAVFKNNTLHNLSLLTGNYCRVGTGPLSITGEANTMGCRWGGALSHLLPGMRLVSNSKHREEIAELFGTPAEKINPIPGLSIIDIIKGLHSGDVRALWVLASNPAASLPDTEWVKAALSKAELLIVQDIFHPTETSMLADVVLAGAQWCEKTGTFISSERRIELVEKIVDPPGNAKSDIEIICMIAREMGFSDKFPFTSPEEVFDALKKTTRGRICDTTGVSYDRLRNNTGPQLPCPEDDHPGTMRLFEDRQFPRPDGRAALLARHYQGPAEKTDSEYPFALITGRMANHFNTGTRTGRLADSNDTAPVNFVEIHPDDSRDIELADGDEVDIISRRGSVRCVVSIQERILTGTVFMTLHFGETVSGKKNTLANLVCNPVYDNHSKQPEYKFCAVKIKRI, from the coding sequence ATGCAGCAGAAAAAATCCGTGTGCCCCTATTGTGGAATAGGGTGTGGTTTATTAGTTGATTATGAGCATGGCGAGATTGTCCAAGTCAACCCAATGACAAACCACCCCGCAAATCAAGGGATTATTTGCCAATTACCCGTTAATCTGCCAAAGCTTTTCGCACACAAAGATCGATTGAGAAATCCGATGAGAAGGCAAAACAACCAATTGATACCCGTCAGCTGGGACGAAGCTATCTCACATGTTGCGCTCGAACTTAACCGCATTATAAAGGATTACGGTCCCGATTCAGTTGCATTCTTTGGAGGTGCCGCCTGTTTTTCTGAAGAATATTATCTTGTAAACAAGTTAATGAAGACTGTTATCGGTTCTAATAATGTAGAAAGTACATCACGATTGTGTATGGTCAGCACAGCAATGGGCTTAATTTCAACACTCGGCGCTGATGCCCCCCCTGCCTGTTATGCGGATATAGAAGAAGCAGATCTTTTCTTTATTGCCGGCAACAATATGGCTGTATCATTGCCCGTAATATTTAATCGTGTCCGTGCAGCTCGTGAGAAAAATTCCCACACGAAAGTAATCGTTGTAGATCCCCGAAAAACAGAGACTGCATCAATTGCCGACATCCATTTGCAGTTAAATCCCGGTACTGACGTTGCCTTAAACAATTCCCTGGCCTATGTCCTCATCAATAAGGGCTTTATTGATGAGGACTTTATCAAGAAATACACTACAGGATTCGAAGATCTGAAAGAATTAGTACAAGAATATCCGCCCGCCCGTGCTGCCCAAATTACGGGTTGCAACGAAAAACAGATTTTTGAGACAGCACAAACAATTGGCCAGTCAAAGGCAATGCTCACGTTCTGGTTTCAAGGGTATAACCAATCAACACAAGCCGTCTTCAAAAACAACACCTTGCACAACTTATCATTGTTAACGGGTAATTATTGTCGTGTTGGCACTGGACCTCTGTCGATAACGGGTGAGGCAAATACGATGGGTTGCAGGTGGGGAGGAGCACTATCCCATCTCCTGCCTGGAATGAGGTTGGTTTCCAATAGTAAGCATCGAGAAGAGATTGCAGAACTTTTTGGTACTCCGGCAGAAAAAATAAATCCCATACCAGGTCTTTCTATCATAGATATCATCAAAGGCCTTCACTCCGGTGATGTGCGTGCACTGTGGGTCCTCGCATCAAACCCAGCTGCTTCACTCCCCGATACGGAATGGGTGAAAGCAGCACTGTCAAAAGCTGAATTGCTCATAGTGCAGGATATTTTCCATCCTACAGAAACATCGATGCTTGCAGATGTTGTTCTTGCGGGGGCACAATGGTGCGAAAAAACCGGAACATTCATATCCTCAGAACGACGTATCGAACTGGTCGAGAAAATTGTAGACCCCCCGGGAAATGCTAAATCCGATATCGAGATTATCTGTATGATAGCAAGAGAGATGGGATTTTCTGATAAATTTCCCTTTACCTCACCCGAAGAAGTATTTGATGCGTTGAAAAAAACCACCCGTGGACGTATCTGTGATACAACTGGTGTAAGTTATGACCGGTTACGAAATAATACCGGTCCGCAATTACCTTGTCCCGAAGATGATCATCCCGGTACAATGCGATTATTTGAAGACAGGCAATTTCCCAGGCCGGATGGACGTGCAGCACTGCTTGCCCGACATTATCAAGGCCCTGCAGAAAAGACCGACAGTGAATATCCCTTTGCTCTCATAACTGGCCGCATGGCAAATCATTTCAACACGGGCACACGCACCGGCCGTCTTGCCGATAGTAACGACACAGCACCTGTCAATTTTGTGGAAATCCATCCAGATGACTCCAGGGATATTGAACTTGCAGATGGGGATGAGGTAGATATCATTTCTCGCCGGGGCAGCGTTCGATGTGTCGTTTCAATCCAGGAAAGGATATTGACCGGGACTGTTTTCATGACTTTGCACTTTGGGGAAACTGTTTCAGGCAAAAAAAACACACTGGCTAACCTTGTTTGCAATCCTGTTTACGATAACCATTCTAAGCAGCCGGAATACAAGTTCTGTGCAGTTAAAATTAAGAGAATTTAA
- a CDS encoding ATP-binding protein, whose protein sequence is MINQPDIPLQTIGFFEKLLRASADGIMIVDASHNIIVANEAFCEFFQHKRSEIIETDLFYWLEQLDTNAIKNWTKLEKIVHAEGICRDAEFKFATEQYGSKYLSVNASVLKRVGLEETGVIISIWRDVTEQKKTEKVLELREKQQAVISNLGVLALSTQTDVSELMNEAVNQVAKTLEVDYCSVFELLPGGEEMLMRSGAGWNKGTVGNTTLEANHNQHTFDTILSREPSIFQDIRTETALHDTKLFHDHKIVSGMHTVVYDKEKPFGILGVYTTDLHQFSKDNVHFLQAIANMLSNSMKRKRLETDLKILNRSLEKRVNARTEELSEKNQELLSEISERKQIEETLLQSEKLKALGVMSSGVAHEFNNILAIIMGYAQLMQQGYGDHKKLGKSIRVIIEATKDGAEIVRRMQEFTNLKKDSALYVLLDMKDMIQQAIDYTMPKWKHMAQANGIDYHIDFTDVRETPPVSGNTAELKEVLVNIINNALDAMPEGGTLTFSTWKRNNVVFVSISDTGEGMYEDVQKQIFDPFFSTKLPTGSGLGLSAAYGIMVRHGGNIMVESEVGNGSTFVLSLPVSEEISRPTMSSEPSLALKENSLNILIVDDEEYVCEFLSEFFTEGGHTVRKACNGNDAIKMLMHGSFDLLLCDLVMPDVTGKDVIKTLETSGKKPHKVGLITGWNYNAEDADKEDVKVDFIIKKPIDFDDLLNKINNAFSFQKV, encoded by the coding sequence ATGATAAACCAACCAGATATTCCTCTTCAAACAATCGGTTTTTTTGAAAAGTTATTAAGGGCTTCTGCGGATGGAATCATGATTGTGGATGCATCCCATAACATCATTGTTGCAAATGAGGCATTCTGCGAATTTTTTCAACACAAGAGAAGCGAGATCATTGAAACGGACCTGTTTTACTGGCTAGAGCAACTTGACACCAATGCTATTAAAAACTGGACAAAACTTGAGAAAATAGTTCATGCAGAAGGCATCTGTCGTGACGCTGAGTTCAAATTTGCCACAGAACAATACGGATCAAAATATCTCAGTGTCAATGCCTCTGTTTTGAAACGTGTAGGATTAGAAGAAACCGGCGTTATCATCAGCATCTGGCGCGATGTTACGGAGCAGAAAAAGACCGAAAAAGTACTGGAGCTGCGTGAAAAACAACAAGCCGTAATCAGTAATTTAGGCGTACTTGCACTCTCAACACAAACAGACGTATCTGAGCTGATGAATGAAGCGGTTAATCAGGTCGCAAAGACACTTGAAGTCGATTATTGCAGCGTCTTTGAACTTCTGCCCGGAGGAGAAGAAATGCTTATGCGATCAGGAGCGGGCTGGAACAAAGGTACCGTAGGAAACACAACCCTGGAAGCCAATCACAATCAACACACATTTGATACCATCTTATCCCGTGAACCTTCCATATTCCAGGATATCCGAACCGAAACAGCGTTACATGATACGAAACTATTCCATGATCACAAAATTGTCAGTGGTATGCATACTGTTGTCTACGACAAGGAGAAACCATTTGGAATACTAGGAGTATACACTACAGACCTGCATCAATTCAGTAAAGATAACGTCCATTTTCTTCAAGCCATAGCAAACATGCTCTCAAATTCAATGAAGCGAAAGCGCTTAGAGACAGATTTAAAGATCCTGAACAGATCATTGGAAAAACGTGTTAATGCCCGAACCGAAGAGCTTTCTGAAAAAAACCAGGAATTACTTTCTGAAATTTCCGAACGCAAGCAAATAGAAGAGACACTCCTGCAATCGGAAAAACTAAAGGCATTGGGAGTCATGAGTTCAGGTGTCGCCCATGAGTTCAATAATATCCTTGCAATAATCATGGGATATGCCCAACTGATGCAACAAGGATACGGGGATCATAAAAAACTCGGAAAAAGTATTCGGGTTATTATAGAAGCTACCAAAGATGGAGCTGAGATTGTCCGCAGGATGCAGGAGTTTACTAATCTAAAAAAAGATTCTGCACTGTATGTTTTGCTGGACATGAAGGATATGATACAACAGGCAATTGACTATACCATGCCTAAATGGAAACACATGGCCCAGGCCAATGGAATAGATTACCATATCGACTTTACTGACGTAAGAGAAACACCTCCGGTATCCGGTAACACCGCAGAGTTGAAAGAGGTATTGGTAAATATAATTAATAACGCCTTAGATGCTATGCCTGAAGGAGGTACCCTTACCTTTAGTACATGGAAGAGGAACAACGTTGTTTTTGTCAGCATATCCGACACCGGTGAAGGGATGTATGAAGATGTACAGAAGCAGATATTTGACCCTTTTTTTTCTACCAAATTACCAACTGGAAGTGGGCTGGGTCTGAGTGCTGCTTACGGCATAATGGTCAGGCACGGAGGTAATATAATGGTAGAAAGCGAGGTTGGGAATGGGAGTACATTCGTTTTGAGCTTGCCTGTATCTGAAGAAATTTCCAGGCCAACGATGTCGTCTGAGCCCTCTCTTGCCTTAAAAGAAAACAGCTTAAACATCCTGATCGTAGACGATGAGGAATATGTGTGTGAGTTTTTAAGTGAATTTTTTACTGAAGGAGGTCATACGGTTCGAAAAGCATGCAATGGCAATGATGCCATCAAGATGCTCATGCATGGCAGTTTTGATCTTTTGCTCTGCGATCTGGTCATGCCTGACGTAACGGGAAAAGATGTTATAAAAACTCTGGAGACTTCAGGTAAAAAACCACATAAGGTTGGACTCATAACCGGCTGGAACTACAATGCGGAAGATGCGGATAAAGAGGACGTAAAAGTGGATTTTATCATAAAGAAGCCTATTGATTTTGATGACCTGCTCAACAAGATCAATAATGCCTTCAGTTTTCAAAAAGTGTGA
- a CDS encoding DUF169 domain-containing protein: MTKMKQLYSIMISAMGVENYEIPMTAVKFFKKEDEIPEPVQMNKPSISLTSCQATKQASLGDAALLTYDNIGCVAAAITFGLVDQNRTEPLGESRVYTDIMRDQSGLGGDFKPPSPKDFTTGTVYACKAADRMDFALFGKDDVGRFKDEETAKKAIADMMAIQPPTMKGVFFYSIDFDDLDLIPDVVVLNVRSAELSRLIQAYQFNTGKRVTASMGGLRVVNSDLIVRPYLTQEINIAPYCLGARLIAEFEADRLGMGMPFHLFEETVKGMEDSKTGFPFHLYPGVS, translated from the coding sequence ATGACAAAGATGAAACAACTCTATTCGATCATGATAAGCGCAATGGGAGTAGAGAATTATGAAATTCCAATGACCGCTGTCAAATTTTTTAAAAAAGAGGATGAGATCCCGGAACCGGTACAAATGAATAAGCCATCTATCTCATTAACAAGTTGCCAAGCCACAAAACAGGCATCTCTGGGCGATGCAGCTCTTTTAACTTACGATAACATTGGCTGTGTAGCAGCCGCCATAACCTTTGGCCTGGTGGATCAGAATCGGACCGAACCGCTTGGTGAATCAAGGGTATATACAGATATTATGCGCGATCAATCCGGATTAGGCGGGGACTTTAAGCCTCCCTCTCCAAAGGATTTTACCACTGGTACTGTTTATGCCTGTAAAGCCGCAGACCGTATGGATTTTGCTCTTTTCGGCAAGGATGATGTTGGCCGTTTTAAAGATGAGGAAACTGCCAAAAAAGCTATTGCAGACATGATGGCCATACAACCACCAACTATGAAGGGTGTCTTTTTTTATTCGATAGATTTTGATGACCTGGATTTAATACCCGATGTGGTAGTCTTAAACGTTCGATCCGCTGAATTGTCCAGACTCATCCAGGCATATCAATTCAATACGGGAAAACGGGTAACAGCGAGTATGGGTGGTTTGAGGGTCGTTAACTCTGACCTCATAGTCCGTCCTTATCTGACCCAGGAAATCAATATTGCTCCATATTGTCTTGGAGCCAGACTTATAGCAGAGTTTGAAGCTGATCGATTGGGTATGGGTATGCCCTTTCACCTCTTTGAGGAGACCGTAAAGGGAATGGAAGACTCCAAGACCGGCTTCCCCTTCCACCTCTATCCGGGAGTTAGTTGA
- a CDS encoding cysteine desulfurase yields MNNLVKTLINRMSRVTQTPLTQKHMDILEYAHNYYEKNRVGPLYLNLKKNTGATREEIENLFPHGLTSVYTWVGIPIQTGREICKPMAMVDVEDYREVYFDHNATSYIRDEVREKLINYYHGSYDFGNPSSSTNPGKIAYDTLQMARSRISDCLKVNSTEIFFTGSGSEANNMAIKGIAFQHLKNKGHIISSKVEHPSVLKTLQYLEKLGFRVTYLDIEKNGLVEAHSVKDSLTEDTLLVSLMAVNNEIGAINPVSEIGEVCKKANVPFMVDGIQGFCKIKLKPKEMGISLLSMSGHKIYAPKGVAALYVNKDISLEPLIHGGGQEFGLRSGTENVGSIMAFGLAAKLAHSEMEKENKRLLELRDYFLEGLQKIEPDIIINGSLEQRTVNNLNVGFPNIDSGSLLLSLNQIGVYVSAGSACSAGSKEASYVIKALGVDTGRYGIIRFSFGLSNTKEDINYLFKYLPSILKQLKAEKTD; encoded by the coding sequence ATGAATAACCTTGTAAAGACGTTAATAAACAGGATGTCCAGGGTAACACAAACCCCTTTGACACAGAAGCATATGGACATCCTTGAGTATGCTCACAATTATTATGAAAAAAACAGGGTAGGACCTCTCTATCTTAATCTAAAAAAAAACACAGGAGCAACCAGAGAAGAGATCGAGAACCTGTTTCCCCATGGCCTTACATCTGTCTACACCTGGGTGGGTATTCCGATTCAAACGGGAAGAGAAATTTGTAAACCTATGGCTATGGTAGATGTTGAAGACTACCGGGAAGTCTATTTCGATCACAATGCAACAAGCTATATTCGAGATGAAGTAAGAGAGAAGCTCATTAACTATTATCACGGTTCTTATGATTTTGGCAACCCAAGCAGCAGCACAAATCCTGGTAAAATAGCGTATGATACACTTCAAATGGCTCGCTCCCGGATTTCTGATTGCCTGAAAGTGAATTCGACTGAAATATTTTTTACGGGGAGCGGTTCGGAAGCCAACAATATGGCCATTAAGGGAATTGCCTTTCAGCACCTGAAAAACAAAGGACACATTATCAGCAGCAAAGTGGAACATCCTTCAGTGCTGAAGACCCTCCAGTACTTAGAAAAATTGGGATTTCGAGTGACCTATTTAGATATAGAAAAAAATGGACTCGTTGAAGCCCATTCCGTAAAGGACAGTCTGACTGAAGATACCCTCCTCGTTTCTCTTATGGCCGTAAATAATGAGATTGGAGCAATAAATCCTGTTAGTGAAATTGGGGAAGTCTGTAAGAAAGCAAATGTACCCTTTATGGTCGACGGAATACAGGGATTCTGTAAAATCAAGCTCAAGCCAAAAGAGATGGGAATCTCTTTACTCTCAATGTCAGGACACAAGATTTATGCTCCAAAGGGTGTTGCGGCTTTATATGTCAACAAAGATATATCTTTGGAACCATTAATCCATGGAGGAGGACAGGAATTTGGATTACGCTCCGGAACAGAAAACGTGGGATCAATTATGGCTTTTGGACTGGCTGCTAAACTGGCTCATTCTGAAATGGAAAAAGAAAACAAACGTTTGCTTGAATTAAGAGATTACTTTTTAGAAGGTCTTCAAAAAATTGAGCCGGACATTATCATCAACGGTTCCCTGGAGCAACGAACCGTTAACAACCTCAACGTAGGGTTCCCAAATATTGACAGCGGTTCACTGCTGCTCAGCCTGAACCAGATCGGCGTCTATGTCTCTGCCGGGTCTGCTTGCAGTGCGGGAAGCAAAGAGGCCTCATACGTAATCAAGGCACTCGGAGTGGATACCGGACGTTATGGAATTATAAGATTTAGTTTTGGACTCTCCAATACCAAGGAGGATATCAATTACCTCTTCAAGTACCTGCCCTCCATTCTGAAGCAACTGAAGGCCGAGAAAACAGATTGA